Genomic window (Sulfurovum sp. NBC37-1):
CGTTACTTGAAAGTTTTGTCAATATAGAAGCCAGATCGATATTCCCGTCTCCATGTGTCAGTATCTTGCTCAGGGCAGTCGTGATATTCTCAAGATCAAGCCCTGTTGTTGCATCATCGCTATTGCCCTCTATTAACGAGGCACCCATCTTAAAAAGTTCATTCATATCCATCTACTCTCCTTTATGTTTTGTTTCTGCCATTTTTTTGACATTTTCCAGTAATTCCAGGAATTCATCGGCAGTACCGAAACCCTGCACCATTTCTATCACCTTGTCTCCATCCGAATTGATGAAATAGAACGAAGGTGTTCCCAGATGTTTGATCCCCAAAGGCAGTTTTTCGATCAGAAAGTTTTTCTTGACAAAAACAAAATCTTTGTTAAGCGCTTCCTTTACCTTATCTTCTACCATCACTTCTCTGTCCATACGTATACACCCGCGGCAGAAAGAGATGTAACCTTCGATCAGAATAATTTTATTCTGCTTCTTGGCGATCTTTTTGGCTTCCTCATAACTGTAACGTTTCACACTGTGTGCCACAGTCATTTTCTCGGAATAGCCATAGATAAAATCCGTCAATGCTTCGACCTCATCTTCGTCAAGCTGCCCTTTCATACTTGGCATCACCTCGAAAAAACGCGTAAATTCATCAGGTAAGACACCTTTGTCTCTGGTCGGTGCATTCAAATAGTCGGTCAGCCACTCCTCTATCTGGAATTTCTGCCCCTCCGCATCAAGCGCACGGTCACCGACCTGGTCTTTGATCATGAACGACATCTCTGTCAGCGTTGGCGCAGTCAGGTTCAAGTCTTTGTTGTCATGTTTTGCATTGGCTATGATTTTGTTCTGGGGAACATAGTATTGGTGGCAGGAAGCGCACTTCTGCTTGAAGACTTTTTCTCCCGACAGGGCAAAAAGGAAACTGTTCAGTAATATAAATGTTATAAAAACCGATCTCATTGTGACGCCTACACTAATTTGATACTGTCTTCAAGCAGAACGATCTTTTTGGCTTCTATCAGAGCGGTCAACGTACGTTTGAAGTTCTTTTTGCTCAACCCGAACACTTTTTTTATCTCTTCTGCATCACTTTTGTAGGTAAAGGGAAGCTCACCGTCCGCCTCTTTAAGGAGTTCCAAAATACTTCCTTCGGCTTCACCTATCTTTGCCTGTTTGCCTATGGGTTGTAATGAAAGGTCAAGCTTTCCGTCTTTACGAACGGTCTTGATATAGACCTTCTTACGGTCCCCTACTTTCACGGGCTCAAAGATCTCATTGGAGAACAGCATCCCTTCATACTGGTTGTCCGCGATCACTTTATAGCCAAGTGGCGTCTGGGCCAGCACAATGGCATCAAGCACTTTGTTCTGATGCAAGCCTTTCATTTCACGGTTGAAATATTTGCCGATCTTCTGTGTTCCGTAAAGCCGTCCGGTCTGCTCATCGAGACAGACACGCAGCAGGTATTTCTTGCCGATGTTAAAATGTTCCTTCTGCTGGGAGAGCGGCACAAAAAGGTCTTTGGGGAGCCCCCAGTTAACAAATGCTCCGTAGGGTTTGTAGTCCACCACGGTAAAGTAACCGTACTCGCCGAGTTTTGCATACGGCATCTTCGTCGTCGCTACGGGACGGTCCTCGCTATCCGTATAGACAAAGATATCCAGAAGCGAGCCCATAGGCATCTCATCTTCCATAATGTAGACATTGGGAAGCAGTACCTCTTCATAATCTTTGGAGGCAAGATAATATCCGAAGTCAGTATCGCGCTCTATCTTTAGGGTATTGACCTCACCTATCTTTATATGTTCGTTCTGGGTTTTTGTTTCTGTCATGGGTTATTCCGTTTTTGTCTGGTTTCGTGATACTCTCACGTTTTGCTGCTATTATAGCGGTTTTTGAGGGTATATACAATCTAATAGGCAATTTACCTGACGATTTTAAATGAAACAATGTATAATTGATAGTTTGAATTGCTGACCAATGGCAACTAAGTTAATTGCGTCAGTGATATATGATAAAAAAGGTGAGGAAGAATGAGAAATTTACTATTTGTAGTGCTATTGAGCAGCTTTGTCTGGTCAAGTATTGGTTATGTAAGTAATTTTAAAGGGAGTGCAGACATCGTACGCAGTATGAATACCCTGAAAGTAAAAAACGGTACGAAAATAAAGGTGAAAGATAAAATTATCACTCAGGAGAAGTCACGTGTAAAAGTAATTTTAGAAGATAACACTGTTGTGACTATCGGTGCCAATTCTACTTTTGTATTTGATCGTTATAAATTTGGGACCAGAGATAACAGTGTGGCAGATATGCATATTGAACGAGGTTTTTTTCGTAGTGTATCCGGAAAAATAGGCAAACTGGCACCGGAGCATTTTAAAGTCAAAACTATTATGTCGACTATAGGAATACGCGGTACCGACTTTAGTGCGGCACTTGCAGACACATTTGAACTTTACAAGTGTTACAAAGGAAAGATAAGTGTCCTGCATAACGGAAAAACTTACATTGTAGCGGAGGGTGAGCAGTTACGTCTGGAAAAAGAGTCATTCAGTTCTGTTGCCCCGTTTAAGTTTTATGTGGGAGCCGGTACGATTTACAATAGAACCTACTCGGTTGACTCGGGCTGGTTCGATGACGGTATTGCTACACAGGATGAAACAGGCGGTATCTCTTTGATCGCCGGATATCAATTTAATGATTATCTTGCTCTGGAAACCCGTATCACTACAACATTTTATGAGAGGAACTATGCTGACCTGACTGCCTACAGTATGTTTCTGAAGCCTCAGTACCCTGTAACGGACACATTCAGTGTTTATGGACTTTTAGGCTTTGGAAAAGTTAAAGTAGAAGGTTCAAAAGGAGACAGTTTTCCCGGCGCACATACTGATATGATAGGCAAAACAATATTGGACGATACCCAATTCCAATGGGGAATCGGGGTCAGCTACAATGTTACAGATAATTTTTCAATATTTGCAGATTATACCTCATTGGCAAATGATGCGGACATAGATTCCACCCTGTACAGTTATGATCCTGCGGTATATCATAAGTTGAGTGTTGACGGTGTTACTGTAGGGTTACTCTATAGTTTCTGATCACTATACAAATAATATATGAGATCACTGCCCAAGTATAGCATTGTCCTACTTTTTGCTCTGCTTCTTTCCTGGGCCTATCTTTTCCCACCCCAGCTGTTTATTTCACTCAATACAGAAATAAGTGATTTCTTTTTCCGTATGCGGGGGAATATTCCCCAAAGCCAAAAGGTTGTGATAGTAGATATAGATGAGGCCTCTTTGGAAAAATATGGACAGTGGCCATGGTCACGATTGAGAGTATCTGAGCTTATCCGCAAGATAAATGATGCCGGAGCTGGTATCATAGGATTGGATATTATTTTTGCCGAATCGGACAAAACTTCACCACACAGCATTGCTTCCAAACTTAAAACAGATATTAAAAACCTGGATGACTATGATCAAATACTGAGAGAAACATTTATTGCCACACCTACAATAGGAGGATATTTTTTCAGGTTTGATAAAAAAACCCCTGAAAAGGCACCGGTCGTACCGGCTGTATTTATCGAAAAAGGATTGCTGAACAATTACACAATACCTCAGCCCAAAGGTGTTGTTTTAAATATCGATATATTACAGGAGAGTCTATATTCAAGCGGTTTTTTGAATAATATACCCGACACAGACGGTATGGTACGTTCCGTCCCTTTGATCATGCGCTATGAAGGAACGATCTACCCCTCGCTTGCACTTGAACTTTTGCGTATTTACAGTCATACAAAAGAGGTGACTGTTGTAGGTGATGAGATCGGGGTGAAAAAGATAGAGCTTGGTACCTTCCATATTCCTACAGATTTTGCAGGTCGTTTATATGTCAATTACAGGAGCAAAAGAGGCTATTTCAAATATATCAGTGCGGCCGACATACTTCAGGATCATTTTGACATCAAAGATATTGCCGGAAAATTTGTTCTGGTGGGCACTTCCGCTATAGGCCTTGCCGACTTGAAAGCGATGCCCCTGGACAATGTCATTCCCGGGGTTGAAATACAGGCCAATACTCTGGACAATATGCTTCAGGGCGATTATCTGCACGAGCCATTCAACAAAGTGATCTATGATCTTTTGATCCTGTGGTGTATCATTTTCGTTTTCTCCTATATTTTTTTCAATACCAGAGTATGGCTGCTGGCACCAGCATTTATGCTTTCTTTTATTTTGCTGTATGAAATCTTTTTTTACCTCTTTTTTGATCAGGGTATAGTGCTTAATCTCTTTTTTCCTCTTGTAGCACTTTTCGGTACATTTGGTTTGACAGCAGGATACAATTACTTCAGTACTTCAAAACAGAAAGAATCTATACAGCGTATTTTTGCCAAAAAAGTTTCAAAAGCTGTTATGAATGATTTGCTCAAACATAAAAACAACAAAATTTTGGAAGCACACGAACAGGAAGTCGCTATATTTTTCAGCGATATACGAAAATTTACAACTATTTCCGAAACACTTGATTCATCACAAAAAGTCGTAGCATTACTAAATCGCTATGTCACACCTATGGTAGAGGATATTTCCAGGCATGAAGGTACCGTGGACAAGTTTATCGGAGATTCCATAATGGCATATTGGAATGCACCCAACAATGTGGCTGACTATATGGACAAAGCCGTTCAATCCGCACTCAGTCAGATAGCATTACTTGAAGCACTCAATCATGATCTGAATGTCGAGTTTGGCGTGAAACTAAAAATCGGTATAGGCATACATACCGGTTTGGTAACGGTAGGGGAAATGGGTTCTCTTGAGCGATCGGATTATACCATCATCGGAGACAATGTGAATATAGCTTCCCGAATAGAGGAGCTGAACAAACTTTACGATACGACGCTCATTATCTCATACGCTGCAAAAGAGAGGTTGAAAAAAACATATACCATACGCTCACTGGATATTGTCCGGCTGAGAGGGCAGCAAAAGGCCATAGAGATATTTGAAGTACTCTCTTCGGGTATTGACGAAAAAGTACAGAAGGAACTTGAGCATTACAATAAAGCACTGACTCACTACAGGAAAGGAGAACTCCGCCGTGCTGCGGCTGAATTTGAAAAACTGTATGCCCGATACAAAAATAAACTTTATCGTCTCTATCTTGATCGCTGCGCAGTCTATTTCAACCATCCTGAGAAAGATTTCGATCTTGTCTATACCGGAGAAACGACCTTTTGAGTTTTGGCGTTTTCCACAGCCGAAGACAGCTGCAATGCAAATGTTTTGATGCTTTCCTGATCGTATGTATCAAAAGCGATGGTTTCGTTATAGATATTTCTTTTGTTCATCACCTGTAAAATACCCAGCAGATTGTTCTTTTGATCCAATACAGGCTCCATCACTATAGACTGTGTGCGGTAGCCTGTTTTTTGATCAAACATTTTTATCTCCTCAAAGCCACTGGTATCGTGTGTATAAATATCGTTTGAAACAAACGCTTCTTTTTTTGTATCGAACATAGACAGCAGACTGCTGTTCAATTTCATATATTCGGCATATACGGGTGCATTTTTTTTCGTTGCTCTGCTTGCTTTTAGTTTCAAAGTATTGTTTGAAAAAATACCGCACTGCAACGCTTTTTCCCGCGTATTGGCAAGGTAGAGCGAAGCTGCATCGGCATGGGTGAGGTTCATCGCATGTTCCAAAATATTTTCAAACAGTTCGATCCGGTCTACTGTATTATCAGGTATGGCTTGAAGCAGTTTGAACAGACTGCTTAAATAATTTCTGTCATTGTAATACAACTCCAGATTCCTGGTACTCTGACGTTTCTCCATAGGTGTAAATAGATCAAGTATGTCACCTGTCTTTAAACGCTTACCGCCATTTTTAAGCAAATCCAATTCCGAAAGTTCGTTATCTATCTGTTGTGTATGTCTTGGTTTTTGGTGATAGGTATAGATTGAAACATCATCCCGTTCGAGAGAAGAGAACATCTGCTCAAGCAGTTTTGGCGTCAAGTGTTTGGTCATATGGGCAAGGTCTTCTTCTGTAGAGGGCAATGAAATATCGATGAGCAAAGAAGAGATATTTTTATCATTATTTAACAATGCTATCAGTTCATCGTTAAGATAGGTATCACCACTGAAGAGAAAAGCCCTATCCTCCTTCTCTACTTTGAATCCGCAGGTAGGAACGGTATGGTTTGCCTTGACTGCAGTCATTTTAATATTGTCTACGGTAATAGTCTGACCATATTCGATAGGTATGAATTTCAACGAAAATTCATTATTGATATGTTTTATGTTTGCAAAGTTCGGAGAGATATTCCAATTGAAAAGATACTGCTTGAGAGTATCTAGATTTTCTTTCAACGCATACACTTTAAGAGGTTTTGTTCTACAGTTGAAATAACTGTCAATAATAAAAGGGAGATCTACGATATGATCAAAATGCGTATGGGTAATAAAAACATGTTCGATCTTGCAGCATTCTTCTCCCATACTCTTTATAATGTTACCCGCATCGATAACAATGTTTTTTTCTATTAAAAATGATGTAGCATCACCTTTATGTGAATAACTGCCGTCAGCACCCAGTACTTTTATCATATCTTCCCTTCATAAATATAGAAGACACCGCTCATAATAGATGCCCTCAGACATGTAGTATAACACAAATTAACACCAAATTCAGTATAATGACTTTGTTCTTCAGTGCGATTCAGATAAAAGGTATATTGAATAAAAATGAAAACTTTTAATACATACTATGAAAACCATGAAACATTGCAAACTTTTGTTGAGATACACAGCATACAGGACGCACCTTCCCTTTTAATCCAGGTATTTACCTCGGAAAACAATCCATCTTACATTCAAAAACTTCTCAATGAACTGACTGCCTTCTTACCCCAGGCTGTCATTATCGGGAGCACTACAGATGGTGAGATAATGAATGGAAAAGTCTCTACACGCAAAACGGTATTGAGTTTCACCCGGTTTGAACACACGCAGCTTAAAGCAGATGCAGCCATACATCAAAAAAATGGCTATTTTTCAGGTCAGGACCTGGCAAAATCATTAATCCGGGAAGATACCAGACTGCTTATTGCCTTTGTAGATGGCCTTCACACCAATGGAGAAGCATTTCTAAGCGGTATTGATTCCGTTTCTGGTGACGTCATCGTCTCAGGAGGCCTGGCCGGAGACAATGGATCTCTTACAGAAACATACGTATTTACAAAAGACCATATCATTCAAAAAGGCGCAGTAGCAGTATCGTTCAGCAGTCATTCCCTGATAATACACAATGCCTACAATTTTAACTGGTACACAATAGGGAAAGAACTGACGGTTACCCACGCTGCAGATAACCGTGTCTACACCATAAACAACAAACCGGCTACTGAAATCTACAGTTACTATCTGGGTGAAGAGGTAGCAGCAGTACTGCCTTCCATAGGTATTGAGTTTCCTCTTATTACTGTACGTAACGGTATCGAGGTTGCACGTACAATAGTATCTAAAGAAGATGACGGTTCCCTGGTATTTACCGGTAATTTGCACACAGGGGAGAAAGTACAGTTCGGATACGGCAATACATTGGATCTGTTAACACATGCAGGAGATATATATCATCAACTGCAGAGAAAACCTTCCGAAGCAATTTTCATCTATTCCTGTGGGGCACGCAAACATATTATGCCAGATATGATTCACAAAGAGATAGAGCCGTTACAGGCCATAGCCCCCACTTCCGGATTTTTTACGTATGGCGAATTCTATACAGACAAAAGAAAAGAATTGTTAAATCAAACTATGACGATTGTTTCCCTGAGTGAAGAGGTTACCATATCAGAATCCAAAACACTTCCGTCATTGCATACTGACAGTAAATTTTCCATCATGGATGCACTCACAAATCTGTTGAACAGAACAAATCAGGAACGTATGGAAGAAGACTTAATTGCACTTGAAAAGTCGCAAGATGGTATTTTGGTTCTTGAAAATGATACATTTCTTCAATGCAACCAAAAAATACTTGATATGTTCGGGTACAGTACCACAGAAAATTTTGTCAAGGCATATCCCCATAAGCTTTTCCCGGGAAAACAGCCTGATGGTAGCTATTCATCAGTAAAAATGGAGAAAATGAAGGCACTGACAAAAAAAAATGGAAGCCATCAGTTTGAATGTCTGAATGTAAAGCAAAACGGAGAACCTTTCTGGGTAAATATCATTCTTAGCTACCGTATGATTAACGAAAAAGAGATTTTCCATATGGTCTATCGGAACGTTACCGATAAAAAGAATCAGGAAAATGAAAACAGTTTCATTACAAACCGTATGGAGTTGGCTCTTGCGGGAAGCAAAACTGCTGTTTTGGACTGGGACTTTCGTGACAACAGTATGTATATTTCTCCCAGTTGGAAAGAGATGCTTGGATTTAGGGATGATGAACTGCCGAATGCTCCCTCAAGCTGGTTCAGACGTGCTCACACGGAGGACAAAAAAACTATTTTGGCCATGTTGAGAGAACATGAAAAAAATAAAATACGCTTTTTTGAAAGCAACCACCGCCTCAAACATAAAGATGGCCATTGGGTCTGGGTTTTAGGTAGAGCACAAATACTCTTTGACGAAAACGGAAAAAAGGTTCGTATGATCGGTACGCATACCGATATCACTAAAGAAAAAGAATCACAGATCAAGTATTTTCAGCAGGTACAGATCATGGAACAAATCCATGACGGTATTGTCACTACAGACCTGGAGGGAAACGTAACCAGCTGGAACAAGGGTGCAGAAGAACTGTTCGGATACAGCCAGAGTGAAATAATAGGGAAACACATTTCTCTGATTTATCGCAAAAAAGATATTCCGGGCATCAAAGAGCGTATTCGTGCATCACTGGAAGAGACAGGTCTTTACCAAGGTGATTTGACCTTTATTACAAAATCCAAAAAAATCATACCGGTATCTCTGTCTCTTTCTTTATTGAAGGATGAGCACGGAAATGTAGCGGGAAGGATAGGTATAAACCAGGATATCACCCAACGTAAAAAAGATGAAAAATCTCTCCTGAAAGCCAAACGAAAAGCAGAAGAATCAGCCAAATCAAAATCTGAATTCCTTGCCAATATGAGCCACGAGATCAGAACCCCGTTGAGTGCTATTTTAGGTTTTATCGATTTGCTTAAAAAAGAAAATATAGAAAAAAAAGCAAAAGAATATGTTGATATTATTGATACTTCCAGCAAAGGATTGCTGAAAATTATAGAAGATATTTTAGATTTTTCAAAAATAGAAAGCGGAAAACTCGAAATTGACAAAATAGACTTTAGTCCCAAAATAGAATTCGAAACCATCATACATCTTTTTCTTGCAAAATGTGCGGAAAAAGACATTGCCTTAACGCTGATTCTGGATGAAAGTCTTCCGGAAACCATCCATACTGATCCGTTGAGAATAAAACAGATTATTTCCAACCTCCTGAGTAATGCAATTAAATTTACGGATCAAGGCAAAAAAATAACCGTTACCATCAACTACAAAAACGGCTTCTTGAATGTATCTGTTAAGGATGAGGGAAAAGGCATAGCCAAAGAAAAACTTTCTCACATATTTGAATCTTTTGCCCAGGAAGACAGTTCAACGACAAGAGAATACGGTGGAACCGGCCTGGGACTGACAATATCTTACAGACTTGTCAAAATTTTGGGCGGAGAACTGCATGTCAAAAGTAAGGTAGGTGCCGGAAGCGAGTTTTATTTTTCCATTAAAGTTTCAGAAGGTAAAGATATTTTGAAAACAAAAGAGTCTATGGGAAAAATGACATTCGATAACAAAAAAGTTCTTTTGGTAGAAGATGTCAAGACCAATCAACTCTTTATGTCTATCATATTGGAAGGATTGCATTTTGAAGTTGCTACGGCAGATAACGGTATAGAAGCAGTAGAGGCATTCAAGCAAAACAGCTATGATCTCATTTTGATGGATGAGCATATGCCAAAAATGAACGGCATAGAGGCTACCAAACAGATTCTGGCCATAGAGGGTGAAAATAATTTGCCGCATACGCCGATCATTGCTTTAACTGCCAATGCCATCAAAGGCGACAGGGAGAGATTTTTAAAAGCCGGCATGGATGAGTATGTCACAAAACCCATCAATCAAAATATTTTTGTTAAAGTCTTAAGAAAAGTTTTGTTTGCATAGGTATTAAAATTCAGATTATAAGGCAGAAATTATTCTACTCTATTTGCTCCATATGCTTCGCAAATGCATCCGGTTTAATGAATCCTGTCAGGGTCTTTTCCGGCAGGTAATTGTTCTTTTTGTCAAAGAAGATGATGTTGGGCGTACCAAAAAGTTCGAACTTCTTCAAAAGTGCTTTGTCATCTTCGGTATTGTCCGTCAGGTCTATCTTGATAAAGGTGAACTTTTTCAATGCTTCCTGCACTTTGGGATCAGGGAAGGTGATTTCTTCAAGTTCGGTACATGCCGTACAGGAATCTTTTCCGAAATCGACCACCACCGGCTTGTCCGAAGCCACTACCTCTTTGAGGAGACGGTCGATGCTGTAACCTCGATGGCTGGACTTGTCTTCTTTGACTGCTACCATCGCTGTTCCGCCACCCGAAGTGAATTTCTCAAACGGTCTCAACATCGAATCGGCACCACTGATGGCACCGACAAAAAGAGAAGCACCGTACAGCATGAAAACAACTGCAAGCAACTGTACCAGTTTCTTCATCCCTTTCTTGGTGCTGCTCGGGTCGAACACACCCATATAGAGCGCCGAACCTATAAAGAGCAGTGACCAGAGTATCAGGGTAACGCTGTCAGGAAGTATGCGCGAGAGCATAAAGATACCCAGTCCGAGCATCATTACACCAAACACCTGCGACACAACCGTCATCCATCCGCCGGGCTTCGGCATGAACTTGCCTGCACCGATACCCACAAGCAGTAACGGCATGCCCATTCCCATACTCATGATGAAAAGTGCTGTTCCGCCCAGTAGGGCATCACCCGTATGGGAAATGAAGAGTACAGCCCCGCCCAGCGGCGGTGCAACGCACGGTCCGACAATGAGCGCAGAGAGAAGACCCATGACCGCCGTACCGACAATACCGCCCTTCTGTCCGGCTTCATCACTTACTGAAGAGAGTTTGGACTGCCAGGAAGCCGGGAGACCTATCTCATAGTAACCAAAGAGTGAGAACGCCAGAGCAACGAACATCAAAGCGAAAATAGTCAGGACCCATGGGTTCTGCATGGCCGTCTGTATGTCCGCCCCCAAAAGTCCGGCGATCACTCCGACAACCGTGTAGGTCAATGCCATAGCGACCACATAGACGAGCGAGGTGAAGAAGGCTTTCCCCACACTCGGTTTTTCATTCCCCGACTGGGAGACAATAATGGAGGAAAGTATCGGAATCATTGGGAAAACACAGGGAGTCAGGGCCAGCAGCAAACCGAATATAAAGAAGAGGATAATAATAAAAAGTGAACTCTCACTTCCAAGAACATCAGCGATCTTGGCAGTGTTCCCCTCCTGTGTCAATGAAGAGATCTTGTCAAAGAATCCAGCTTTGGCACCTTTGAAAGTGAAAGATTTTCTGAATGGCTGATAACAGATACCTTTGTCAGAACACCCGACAACCTCGATCTCGAGGGTATAGTCGCCTTTAACCTTCCGGGTGATCTCTTTTACCGGGATATTAACGACAAGTTCTTTTTCATAGACCATGTCACCGTCGAACTCATGTGCGGGAGGAAGAGCAGGTTTCAGGTCTATCTTTGTAGGAGAAACGATGCGGTACTTCAGGTCATCCTTATAGATATGTATCTTGTCAGCGAGTGTGATCTTTGTTTCGATCACATTGTCTTTTTGTACCGCAGAGATATGAAACGCCTCTTCTGGCTGTAAAAACTTGTTTTTCTTCAGTGCCGAACTGAAACCGCCAAATACCAAACCACTAAAAAGTACACTCAATATAAGTAACTTTTTGATCAAATTCTGCATTTTCTCTCTTTTCATAGTAAACTTTTATAGTATTCTATTGTACTATTTGTGTATATGCTGTGTAATGTCAGCTATTTGTGGCGTTATAATAGCAAAAATGGATTAATCATTTATCAATAAGAGGACAAAATGGCCAATCATCTCAAGAACGAACACTCTCCCTATCTTCAACAACATGCCGACAATCCTGTAGACTGGTATCCCTGGGGCGAAGAGGCTTTCAAAAAAGCACATGATGAGCATAAGCCCATCTTTCTCTCTATAGGATACAGTTCCTGCCACTGGTGTCATGTAATGGAACACGAATCGTTCCAGGATGAAAAGACTGCGAAGATCCTGAACAA
Coding sequences:
- the dsbD gene encoding protein-disulfide reductase DsbD, which gives rise to MKREKMQNLIKKLLILSVLFSGLVFGGFSSALKKNKFLQPEEAFHISAVQKDNVIETKITLADKIHIYKDDLKYRIVSPTKIDLKPALPPAHEFDGDMVYEKELVVNIPVKEITRKVKGDYTLEIEVVGCSDKGICYQPFRKSFTFKGAKAGFFDKISSLTQEGNTAKIADVLGSESSLFIIILFFIFGLLLALTPCVFPMIPILSSIIVSQSGNEKPSVGKAFFTSLVYVVAMALTYTVVGVIAGLLGADIQTAMQNPWVLTIFALMFVALAFSLFGYYEIGLPASWQSKLSSVSDEAGQKGGIVGTAVMGLLSALIVGPCVAPPLGGAVLFISHTGDALLGGTALFIMSMGMGMPLLLVGIGAGKFMPKPGGWMTVVSQVFGVMMLGLGIFMLSRILPDSVTLILWSLLFIGSALYMGVFDPSSTKKGMKKLVQLLAVVFMLYGASLFVGAISGADSMLRPFEKFTSGGGTAMVAVKEDKSSHRGYSIDRLLKEVVASDKPVVVDFGKDSCTACTELEEITFPDPKVQEALKKFTFIKIDLTDNTEDDKALLKKFELFGTPNIIFFDKKNNYLPEKTLTGFIKPDAFAKHMEQIE